GTGCTCTTTGTACATTGCCGCAAAATCGATCGGTTCTAAAAACATTGGGTGTCCTTTATAAACTGGATTAATTGTATCCTATTTGATCTAACGAATAGTTTTTTTCTAAGTATTTTATTCACTGGGAACTAGCCCCTTTTTTATAGAGTTTGAATGCAGAGAGGGTCAAAATTACTGCTAGCAAGAGTTGCAACATAGAACTGGGAATGCTTCCCAACATACTTTTACCGACCCATGCCCCGATAATCGATCCTGCAGCCATCCATGCAATAAAACGGAGATTGGGTTTGACGATTCGGAACGGTTCTTTTTTCCGGTAGCGGTATAAACCGATCATGATTGTAGGGAGGCTGATCATCAGACTGAGTGTTCCTGCGATTTTAATATCCACACCGTACAATAGGGCAATGGTTGGGATAATCAGTTCACCTCCCGCAACCCCTAGCATACTGCTAAAAAGTCCGATGATGATCCCTGCACTAAATCCCAAAAACGTCAATGCGCTTTGACCCAGTTCCAAGGGATTGAAATGGACTCTGGATTCGATGATCATAACAATCGCCAATCCTCCAAGCAATACGGCGACAATCTTGTCTAGGCGTTTTTCGTCGATGCGTGATGCGATTCCTACTCCCATTGATGCTCCGATAAGAGAACCTGACAACAAGGTAGCGACGATCGGTAAAAAAGAGGATACGGCACTCCATGATTCCCATCTGAAACTAAGCGATGATGCGACGGTAATCCAAGAAATGATCAGATTGATGATTATCGCGTGAACGGTAGAAAATTGGAAGATGAACGTG
This genomic window from Sulfuricurvum sp. contains:
- a CDS encoding sulfite exporter TauE/SafE family protein codes for the protein MFKPFLYGALIGILGGLIGLGGAEFRLPLLTFIFQFSTVHAIIINLIISWITVASSLSFRWESWSAVSSFLPIVATLLSGSLIGASMGVGIASRIDEKRLDKIVAVLLGGLAIVMIIESRVHFNPLELGQSALTFLGFSAGIIIGLFSSMLGVAGGELIIPTIALLYGVDIKIAGTLSLMISLPTIMIGLYRYRKKEPFRIVKPNLRFIAWMAAGSIIGAWVGKSMLGSIPSSMLQLLLAVILTLSAFKLYKKGASSQ